In Melitaea cinxia chromosome 11, ilMelCinx1.1, whole genome shotgun sequence, a genomic segment contains:
- the LOC123657789 gene encoding uncharacterized protein LOC123657789 produces the protein MDGNDLVLFEKAYSTMNRDYEQYSEEEEPVLQNQKVASMHEVDLMATISNENVTSCQVLEKKGLNATSEVLSSGPGSRKSNIVRRCRNQGAKLLSCLKGWRRKLLGKHKDNSVCGSIGGLCPLSADARCRTSSLFDQRNLHTPSPSRPTVWKFNTVNEAIVHSSRWREFDPEMNLE, from the exons ATGGACGGCAATGATCTGGTATTATTTGAAAAAGCATACTCAACTATGAATC GTGATTATGAGCAATATTCTGAAGAAGAGGAACCTGTTTTACAAAATCAGAAAGTGGCATCAATGCATGAAGTAGATTTAATGGCTACGATTTCTAACGAAAATGTAACATCGTGTCAAGTATTG GAGAAAAAAGGATTGAATGCTACATCCGAAGTATTAAGTTCTGGTCCTGGTTCACGAAAGAGTAACATTGTACGTCGTTGTCGGAATCAAGGAGCAAAACTTTTGTCGTGTTTGAAGGGATGGCGACGAAAATTACTTGGGAAACACAAG GATAATAGTGTTTGTGGATCGATCGGAGGTCTTTGTCCATTATCAGCCGATGCACGCTGTCGAACGTCTAGTCTTTTTGATCAGCGAAATCTACATACGCCATCTCCTTCTAGACCAACAGTTTGGAAGTTTAATACTGTTAATGAAGCTATAGTTCATTCCTCTCGTTGGAGAGAATTTGATCCCGAAATgaatttggaataa
- the LOC123657790 gene encoding myosin light chain 1 isoform X1 encodes MSDLSKNDVERASFAFSIYDFDGSGKVDAYNLGDILRALNSNPTMATIEKLGGTKKKGEKMLSLEEFLPIYSQCKKDKDQGCYEDFLECLKLYDKNENGLMLGAELTHTLLALGEKLEDSEVAEICKDCMDPEDDDGMIPYASFLKKVVAGWQGSQPAAAPAAAEAAPAEG; translated from the exons ATg AGCGACCTCAGCAAGAACGACGTTGAAA GGGCATCCTTCGCCTTCTCCATCTACGATTTCGACGGCAGCGGCAAAGTCGATGCCTACAACCTTGGCGACATCCTGAGGGCACTGAACTCGAACCCCACAATGGCTACTATTGAAAAGCTTGGAGGCACCAAGAAGAAGGGCGAGAAAATGCTCTCg ctCGAAGAGTTCCTTCCCATCTACAGCCAATGCAAAAAAGACAAAGACCAGGGCTGTTACGAAGACTTCTTGGAATGTCTGAAGCTGTATGACAAGAACGAAAACGGTCTTATGCTCGGCGCTGAGCTTACACACACGCTCCTTGCTTTAG GTGAGAAACTCGAGGACAGTGAAGTAGCAGAAATCTGCAAGGACTGCATGGACCCTGAAGATGATGACGGCATGATCCCTTATGCAT CTTTCCTTAAAAAAGTAGTTGCGGGTTGGCAAGGTTCTCAACCGGCGGCAGCGCCGGCGGCGGCGGAGGCGGCGCCCGCAGAGGGCTAA
- the LOC123657790 gene encoding myosin light chain alkali isoform X2, with protein sequence MSDLSKNDVERASFAFSIYDFDGSGKVDAYNLGDILRALNSNPTMATIEKLGGTKKKGEKMLSLEEFLPIYSQCKKDKDQGCYEDFLECLKLYDKNENGLMLGAELTHTLLALGEKLEDSEVAEICKDCMDPEDDDGMIPYASFLKKVMA encoded by the exons ATg AGCGACCTCAGCAAGAACGACGTTGAAA GGGCATCCTTCGCCTTCTCCATCTACGATTTCGACGGCAGCGGCAAAGTCGATGCCTACAACCTTGGCGACATCCTGAGGGCACTGAACTCGAACCCCACAATGGCTACTATTGAAAAGCTTGGAGGCACCAAGAAGAAGGGCGAGAAAATGCTCTCg ctCGAAGAGTTCCTTCCCATCTACAGCCAATGCAAAAAAGACAAAGACCAGGGCTGTTACGAAGACTTCTTGGAATGTCTGAAGCTGTATGACAAGAACGAAAACGGTCTTATGCTCGGCGCTGAGCTTACACACACGCTCCTTGCTTTAG GTGAGAAACTCGAGGACAGTGAAGTAGCAGAAATCTGCAAGGACTGCATGGACCCTGAAGATGATGACGGCATGATCCCTTATGCAT CATTCCTGAAGAAGGTGATGGCGTAG